In Ignavibacteriales bacterium, a single window of DNA contains:
- a CDS encoding carboxypeptidase regulatory-like domain-containing protein: MKLLIVISFYFGFLFNTASSQLGVETRIPVELRVKAIGSLNIEIIEKDSAIYLPATTVLSFLGIQNVYDAEELIIKGFYKNPDNQYTIDCSALEARLKKNRTVMTANDFLVNNGDLFLRMAFLNKFFGLSFKFNPRQLLIQLPLVEDLPKVKYIQGFKRLERLERTRIILPPPDVEIGHTFSVFDGGRLGWNIFNRFANTVNPYRHYKFTVGGGLLGGDLNMSAFGVQRKYKPYSEFRAQWRYPFLDETAIRQIIIGDVVTSGFSSRLARGIEISNRPLQRRYIYGYEEFQGTFTPDIDVQLRNTQSNLMYTKTDSLGRYNFNVPIYYGQGRIDIQSYDPWGLQEMNRYRMNVPFSLVPPGTAEYSLVFGRMRRAGQRFTSAANVQVGLSTNFTAGISIDYLDLPRINSKFYPTFSSLARINSGLLLNLSSTPNAYSSARIQWLLPSDAEINLGATYYARNNYYNPVGMKTRFDLSSTIPIVGGTGFQLNGSQVNYARHLYQNGEISFYINSKFISPRITSRMYWRVDDGSRTLLNHISLFDLSTTLPLSVFLYGDISYNHIRKGIESIGLTINKMLFNSVRLSFSHYRFPMFGSPISTLRLEYVFPFLRVNSSVSQRTNNFREYTLGGSGVVNITPKPFLVSFENNTTNLGYGGIQVNPFFDGNNNGILDEDEEKSKVGRLFFSDITRSKRVSSIQMNSTRLLKLPAYEEYDVAVDQNTLENPTWVPLNNVFRVYAEPNKVRAIDIPLVIGGTVRGSVKIQNNTIIAEGIRLLLKDMKSDQGKTYSTTSFSTGEFEYASIPPGRYRLTLDETQLNALGLRAQPSYMNIEVNLTTDGDLIDNKNFVLISK, translated from the coding sequence GTGAAGCTACTGATAGTAATAAGCTTTTACTTTGGTTTCTTATTTAATACTGCATCGTCGCAATTAGGGGTAGAAACTCGAATTCCGGTTGAATTGCGGGTGAAAGCGATAGGTTCGCTCAATATAGAAATAATCGAAAAAGATTCGGCTATCTATTTACCGGCAACTACCGTTCTATCTTTTCTAGGGATACAAAATGTTTATGACGCAGAAGAATTAATCATTAAAGGATTTTATAAAAATCCGGATAATCAATATACAATCGATTGTTCGGCTTTGGAGGCGAGACTCAAAAAAAATCGTACTGTAATGACAGCGAACGATTTTCTTGTAAACAACGGTGATTTATTTCTTAGAATGGCATTCCTGAATAAATTTTTCGGATTAAGTTTTAAGTTCAATCCCAGACAATTATTGATTCAACTCCCCTTAGTTGAAGATTTACCCAAAGTAAAATATATCCAGGGTTTTAAAAGGTTAGAACGTCTAGAACGCACAAGAATAATACTCCCGCCTCCCGATGTTGAAATAGGGCATACATTCTCAGTATTCGATGGTGGACGGTTGGGATGGAATATCTTTAATCGATTTGCGAACACGGTCAATCCTTACCGACACTATAAATTTACGGTGGGTGGCGGACTTCTCGGCGGCGATCTCAATATGAGCGCCTTCGGAGTACAAAGGAAATATAAACCTTACAGTGAATTCCGGGCACAATGGCGTTATCCTTTTTTGGATGAGACTGCTATAAGGCAAATAATTATAGGAGACGTAGTAACATCCGGATTTTCATCACGTTTAGCGAGAGGTATTGAGATATCTAATCGTCCATTGCAGAGACGCTACATATACGGATATGAAGAATTCCAAGGAACCTTCACACCTGATATCGATGTTCAATTAAGAAACACTCAATCCAACCTGATGTACACAAAAACCGATTCACTCGGTCGGTATAATTTTAATGTCCCGATCTATTATGGACAAGGTAGAATTGATATACAGTCATATGATCCTTGGGGTTTACAGGAAATGAATCGATACAGGATGAATGTCCCATTTTCGCTAGTACCGCCGGGCACAGCCGAGTATTCTCTTGTTTTTGGAAGAATGAGGAGAGCCGGCCAGCGATTTACATCAGCAGCGAATGTTCAAGTAGGATTATCGACAAATTTTACAGCTGGAATATCGATTGATTATCTCGACCTTCCACGAATTAATTCTAAGTTCTATCCGACATTCAGTTCTTTAGCGCGGATTAATTCCGGATTATTGCTGAATTTAAGTTCAACTCCAAATGCATATTCCAGCGCTCGTATTCAGTGGCTTCTTCCATCGGATGCCGAGATAAATTTAGGAGCTACTTACTACGCACGAAATAATTACTACAACCCGGTTGGCATGAAAACCAGATTCGATTTATCATCGACAATTCCGATTGTCGGTGGTACCGGTTTCCAACTTAACGGTAGTCAGGTAAACTACGCTCGTCACCTATATCAGAATGGTGAAATCTCGTTCTACATAAATTCAAAGTTTATTTCTCCGCGAATTACATCACGTATGTATTGGCGTGTCGATGATGGTTCGAGAACGCTGTTAAATCATATCTCCCTTTTTGATCTATCTACCACACTTCCACTGAGCGTGTTTCTTTACGGAGATATTTCTTATAACCATATAAGAAAAGGGATTGAATCTATCGGTCTCACCATAAACAAAATGTTATTTAATTCTGTCAGGTTATCGTTCTCTCATTATCGATTTCCGATGTTTGGTTCACCGATATCGACTCTCCGCCTGGAGTATGTCTTTCCATTTTTACGTGTGAATTCGAGTGTCTCACAAAGAACGAATAATTTCAGAGAATATACGCTTGGCGGATCGGGTGTAGTCAATATTACTCCTAAACCATTTCTTGTATCATTCGAAAATAATACCACCAATCTTGGATATGGCGGAATTCAAGTCAATCCGTTCTTTGATGGAAATAATAACGGGATTCTTGACGAGGATGAAGAAAAATCTAAAGTAGGCCGTCTATTTTTCTCGGATATCACGCGAAGTAAACGCGTTTCGTCTATACAGATGAATTCAACACGCCTTTTGAAATTGCCTGCATACGAGGAGTATGATGTTGCGGTAGATCAGAACACACTCGAAAATCCAACATGGGTACCTCTGAATAATGTATTCAGGGTTTATGCAGAACCGAATAAAGTACGTGCAATCGATATTCCTCTTGTCATTGGCGGTACCGTGCGTGGCTCTGTTAAAATTCAGAATAACACTATCATTGCCGAAGGTATCAGATTATTGCTGAAAGATATGAAGTCTGATCAAGGTAAAACATATTCAACAACATCGTTTTCAACAGGTGAATTTGAGTATGCATCAATACCCCCGGGAAGATATCGACTTACTCTGGATGAGACCCAACTGAATGCTCTTGGTTTACGTGCACAACCATCATACATGAACATCGAAGTTAATCTAACAACCGACGGTGATCTGATTGATAATAAGAATTTTGTTTTGATATCGAAGTAA
- a CDS encoding T9SS type A sorting domain-containing protein — translation MKNRNDIFTLIFLLALFCSTPLFAQEEMDSVDVDMDDLVQSSNPLLDDEEALTSSEVAAGANWHWLNPYPQGNTLYSVDVFRDTGMCAVGDVESFLRTTDDGSSWYKQHSVGQSTRRLFAIDVVDDKYIYAAGTIGLVVRSSDGGESWAPTSFGTSMPIHALKFVDSLTGWVVGYNGTVVKTTDGGNSWTSQYTLSFVRLRGIDFIDKLQGWVVGDSGKIFKTTNGGTTWVAQNSNTTKILQSVEFINADSGWVAGIDGVIRRTTNGGLTWIMQAAPFASYESICFVDKDHGWAVGYGGMIIKTTNGGSAWASQNSPTTNYLSSVRFANPLVGWIVGYGGIILRTSDGGTSWIKLNRGETGFFRGAHFPTRDIGWVVGDGGLIMKTTNAGLNWTQQNSAMLIRFNAVHFTDHLNGWVVGKSGTVLHTTDGGATWIEQSTPTLNTLYGVHFYDSQNGIAVGTRGKIIRTTNGGSLWISKNANTSRQLNSIKMVTNLIAWACGRNGILVQSYDGGNGWVPQEIRPLRNNLSSIDFISPQRGVSVGYKGTIVLTTDGGGTWNTVASGTKRNLLSVKFLNENNVWATGEYGILLHSTDGGFTWAKVGSGTANNLFSLSFADSTIGWIAGRNSTILRYDSSGGYISSKAKYLSLITELGNYPNPFNPSTNISFTLMENANLSIRIYNVYGQEVVSLFKNQEFNTGSHNISVDFQSYATGMYFVHIVSEKMKYQVVRKILYIR, via the coding sequence ATGAAAAATAGAAATGATATCTTTACCTTAATATTTCTCCTTGCATTGTTTTGCTCCACGCCTCTCTTCGCTCAGGAAGAAATGGATAGCGTCGATGTGGACATGGATGATCTCGTCCAATCGAGTAATCCCTTGTTGGATGATGAGGAAGCACTTACATCTTCAGAAGTTGCAGCCGGTGCAAATTGGCATTGGCTGAATCCATACCCTCAGGGAAACACACTTTATTCGGTCGACGTATTTAGAGATACAGGAATGTGCGCGGTTGGAGATGTAGAAAGTTTCCTTAGAACGACAGATGATGGATCATCGTGGTACAAGCAGCATTCCGTAGGACAGAGTACGCGAAGATTATTCGCTATCGATGTTGTTGATGATAAATATATTTATGCTGCCGGTACAATTGGATTGGTGGTCCGATCTTCAGACGGTGGTGAATCCTGGGCACCTACATCTTTCGGTACATCTATGCCGATCCATGCTTTAAAATTCGTGGATTCTTTGACAGGATGGGTTGTGGGTTACAATGGCACTGTTGTAAAAACAACTGACGGAGGGAATTCCTGGACCTCGCAATACACTCTAAGTTTTGTACGACTGCGGGGTATAGACTTTATCGATAAACTTCAAGGTTGGGTTGTTGGCGATTCGGGTAAAATTTTTAAAACTACGAATGGCGGAACGACATGGGTGGCACAAAATTCGAATACAACAAAAATATTGCAATCTGTCGAATTTATTAACGCCGATTCAGGCTGGGTTGCCGGAATCGATGGAGTTATAAGGCGGACTACCAACGGTGGATTAACATGGATAATGCAAGCCGCACCATTTGCATCGTATGAATCTATTTGTTTTGTCGACAAGGACCATGGTTGGGCGGTAGGTTACGGAGGAATGATAATAAAAACGACAAATGGAGGATCTGCCTGGGCAAGTCAAAATTCGCCGACTACAAATTATTTATCTAGTGTACGGTTCGCTAATCCTTTAGTGGGCTGGATTGTTGGGTATGGCGGAATTATATTACGAACGAGCGATGGCGGTACGTCATGGATAAAATTAAATCGTGGAGAAACAGGATTCTTTCGTGGTGCACATTTTCCAACACGGGATATTGGCTGGGTTGTAGGTGATGGCGGTTTAATAATGAAAACCACCAATGCAGGATTGAATTGGACTCAGCAAAATTCAGCAATGCTTATACGATTTAATGCGGTTCATTTCACAGACCATTTGAATGGTTGGGTTGTAGGAAAATCAGGCACTGTCCTTCACACAACAGATGGCGGCGCAACATGGATTGAACAAAGCACTCCTACGTTGAATACACTTTATGGTGTGCACTTCTATGATTCACAAAATGGCATCGCAGTTGGCACGCGGGGCAAAATTATTCGTACTACAAACGGCGGCTCGTTATGGATATCCAAAAATGCCAACACATCCCGTCAACTCAATTCTATAAAAATGGTAACGAATTTAATTGCCTGGGCTTGCGGCAGAAATGGAATTCTGGTTCAATCTTATGATGGTGGAAATGGTTGGGTGCCTCAAGAAATCAGGCCGTTACGCAACAATTTAAGCAGCATCGATTTCATTTCTCCTCAGCGCGGTGTATCCGTGGGATACAAAGGAACGATCGTTCTCACAACAGATGGCGGTGGAACATGGAATACTGTTGCATCGGGAACGAAACGCAATCTTCTTTCTGTAAAATTCCTGAATGAAAATAATGTATGGGCAACTGGTGAGTATGGAATTTTATTACACTCGACTGACGGTGGATTCACCTGGGCAAAAGTAGGCAGCGGAACAGCAAATAATCTATTTAGTCTATCCTTTGCCGATTCAACCATCGGATGGATTGCCGGTAGGAACTCAACTATACTGCGCTACGATTCGTCAGGTGGATATATTTCTTCGAAAGCGAAATATCTTTCTCTGATCACTGAGCTTGGAAATTATCCGAATCCATTCAATCCCTCAACGAATATTTCGTTTACGCTTATGGAAAATGCAAATCTATCAATTAGAATTTACAACGTTTACGGACAAGAGGTGGTGTCGTTGTTTAAAAATCAAGAATTTAATACGGGCTCGCACAATATTTCTGTTGATTTTCAATCTTATGCAACCGGAATGTATTTTGTGCATATTGTATCGGAAAAGATGAAGTACCAGGTGGTCAGAAAAATATTATACATCAGGTAA
- a CDS encoding lamin tail domain-containing protein: MKTLRQIFNFALFLVLFSVGALAQITNHVVISEVYGGGGNSGSTYKNDYVELYNPTSSPITMTNWSVQYASAAGVFQAGALYKTIFSGTIPAHGFFLVKEAAGAGGTTDLPLADATGSIAMSSSNGKVALANDTISVTGPSSTNIVDFIGYGSTASLYEGSGPTSSLSNTTCAERKAQSSSTAITMAAGGSDVTNGNGWDSNDNSADFVIQSTQVPQNSASSAEDPPSGNQSPSISAITRGTFVPATSSTNTISANVIDDGTITSVKLAISVNGGNYDSSVTMTFVSGSTYSGDIPVSKHVTNGDLVKYFITAIDNLGAYSASSVYGYFVGDSPISSIKSYGVSSVAGYGARINGTLNVDANTLSSNSTYIQDATGGLYLSLTGMPSSLKAGRNAKVEGTIGSASSHVYQLQTPNFNFVDTALGTSTITPVTLTLPLPKDSSYSNEGKLVKILGLTTDSVGTFAEHGYNFKESDNDTITVYIQSNGTANTVLGKTIPSIATDVTGILAYYYTYMEIKPRKAEDLGLSTGDGSGTATIKPTSRLVSLTAVAETLTVTGDGVNTLESVSIQIPLTWAWTNTASYVLTGAFAGKTPTITGDGSTTPYVITIAGLLLTDVNPGTIEIKDLNTPASSGNTSFIVKTALASGTLTPIASSPTVNITTNTFEAIATGNWNSGATWSGGIVPTSTDDVTMTTGNVVVTITADAQCNKLTMVGVDTVGGVAGPVLQFNSSGALTLTVNGKLDLSGTPGRPKLTSNGNTDATLVLKAGAFTNASNTTANGDRGLNMNEGTVKFTGASTDSLKTDAGFRLANFVIGDGTNAKILYWNQTANATMNIRSLTVKTGSSFIIGMESEANINPIGNFSTPGLPMLTGGIVIETGASFLVNNALSGSNTAYINLKDGGITNNGTLNLKSPNGSRKYSVAFGELTEDPTGSKQTIGGSSAGTYSFVKVGAIDTVILNNSMNVDTMLVNGEIVESSGKTVIGVVRTKRVLTQAVANTCGGIGVTVNALDATPDTTVIYRITGTPQTGGGNESILRAFSFSPKVNIGLNATMSFYYDQSELNGQNEATLSFWKSTDNGTTWWAQSATFDAGLNKIEATGLSSLDFYTASDAAHSIGATTKSHTVTAGWNLISLPYYVADARKSILYPTAPGNAFYYEGTYKVEDTLKKGFGYWLKFPVDATFNFSGADILNDTIIVVDGWNMIGSIGKNILTASIQQIPTDIVTSKYFEFTNTYLISDTIKPSHGYWVKINGGGKLVLNSGVLVGSNNSSSSENGLALNTLTITDQTGKKQTLYFGNGIDEKQLQSHDVPPLGPEEIFDIRFASNRNIEAVDRVQESSKEFSINLQGVQYPITIEWDIKQDIGNCYLRTESKNQLITGANSIIFNEPVTSLRLGYNSQKELPKNFTLGKSYPNPFNPSTKFQIEIPYTTVVNIVVYDAIGRKIKTLYHGEKEAGISVLEWNGLSDDNRPATSGIYFIKMAADKFNAITKAVLLK; this comes from the coding sequence ATGAAAACTTTAAGACAAATTTTTAATTTCGCACTATTTTTAGTGCTTTTTAGTGTAGGTGCCCTTGCCCAAATTACTAACCATGTTGTGATAAGCGAAGTTTATGGTGGTGGCGGTAACAGCGGTTCAACATATAAAAACGATTATGTTGAATTGTATAATCCTACGAGTTCACCTATAACAATGACTAATTGGTCTGTGCAATACGCGTCAGCAGCGGGTGTGTTTCAAGCTGGAGCATTGTATAAAACTATATTCTCAGGGACCATACCTGCGCATGGATTCTTTTTGGTAAAAGAGGCAGCAGGAGCTGGCGGTACCACAGACTTACCACTTGCAGATGCGACGGGCTCAATTGCCATGTCTTCTTCGAATGGGAAAGTAGCTCTTGCAAATGATACTATTTCTGTTACTGGTCCTTCAAGTACAAATATTGTCGATTTTATTGGTTATGGTAGCACTGCATCACTTTATGAAGGATCAGGACCTACTTCATCGTTGAGTAATACAACATGTGCTGAACGTAAAGCGCAATCATCATCAACAGCAATTACTATGGCAGCGGGCGGTTCTGATGTCACAAACGGTAATGGATGGGATTCGAATGATAATAGCGCCGATTTTGTAATTCAATCGACTCAGGTACCACAAAACTCAGCTTCCTCAGCAGAGGATCCTCCATCAGGGAATCAATCTCCAAGTATTTCGGCAATTACCCGCGGTACATTTGTGCCGGCAACAAGTTCAACAAATACTATCTCTGCAAATGTTATTGATGATGGAACTATTACATCAGTAAAATTAGCAATCAGTGTTAATGGGGGGAATTATGATTCATCTGTTACAATGACATTTGTTTCAGGTTCAACTTATAGCGGAGATATTCCGGTTTCAAAACATGTAACAAACGGAGATCTTGTAAAATATTTTATAACGGCAATAGATAACCTTGGGGCATATTCGGCATCCAGCGTATACGGATATTTTGTTGGCGATTCACCAATCAGTTCGATTAAATCATATGGTGTTTCTTCTGTTGCGGGGTACGGAGCCAGAATAAACGGGACGTTAAATGTCGATGCTAATACCTTATCATCTAATTCAACGTACATTCAAGATGCAACAGGTGGATTATACTTATCCCTTACCGGAATGCCATCGTCATTAAAGGCAGGACGTAACGCCAAAGTTGAGGGTACTATCGGGTCAGCATCATCTCATGTCTATCAACTGCAAACACCAAATTTCAATTTTGTAGATACCGCTCTTGGTACATCTACAATTACTCCGGTTACTTTAACTTTACCTCTTCCAAAAGATTCATCTTACTCGAATGAAGGTAAGCTGGTGAAGATTCTCGGCTTGACAACTGATTCAGTCGGAACTTTTGCTGAACATGGTTATAATTTCAAAGAATCTGATAATGACACAATAACGGTTTACATACAAAGTAACGGAACTGCAAATACAGTTTTAGGGAAAACAATTCCATCAATAGCAACAGATGTTACTGGTATCTTAGCATATTACTACACATATATGGAAATCAAACCGCGCAAAGCTGAAGACTTAGGTCTTTCTACGGGCGATGGTTCTGGGACAGCTACAATTAAACCAACCAGCAGACTTGTTTCTCTAACTGCGGTTGCAGAAACACTCACCGTTACCGGTGATGGAGTTAATACGTTAGAAAGTGTCAGCATCCAGATCCCACTAACATGGGCATGGACGAATACTGCTTCGTATGTGTTAACCGGCGCGTTTGCCGGAAAGACACCGACTATCACTGGTGATGGTTCTACAACTCCGTATGTTATAACCATTGCAGGATTGCTTTTAACAGATGTTAATCCCGGAACAATTGAAATTAAAGACCTCAACACCCCCGCTTCAAGTGGTAATACATCTTTCATTGTGAAGACTGCTCTTGCAAGCGGAACGCTCACACCAATAGCTTCATCTCCAACGGTAAATATCACTACGAATACATTCGAAGCGATTGCGACAGGTAATTGGAACAGCGGTGCAACATGGTCGGGTGGCATTGTTCCAACGTCAACCGATGATGTTACTATGACAACAGGAAATGTTGTTGTTACAATCACTGCCGATGCGCAATGTAATAAATTGACAATGGTCGGTGTGGATACCGTCGGCGGTGTAGCCGGTCCGGTTCTGCAATTTAATTCGTCAGGTGCGTTAACATTGACTGTTAACGGTAAATTAGATTTATCTGGTACACCGGGACGACCGAAACTGACATCCAACGGAAATACCGACGCAACATTGGTTCTGAAAGCAGGAGCGTTCACGAATGCCTCCAATACGACAGCGAATGGTGACCGCGGGTTGAATATGAACGAAGGTACTGTGAAATTCACAGGTGCATCCACAGATTCATTAAAAACCGATGCAGGTTTCCGTCTCGCGAATTTTGTCATTGGTGATGGAACGAACGCGAAAATACTGTATTGGAATCAAACAGCGAACGCGACCATGAACATTCGAAGTTTGACAGTGAAAACCGGAAGTTCATTTATCATCGGTATGGAATCGGAAGCCAATATCAACCCTATCGGAAATTTTTCAACGCCAGGATTACCGATGCTGACGGGTGGTATCGTAATTGAGACTGGGGCGAGTTTCCTTGTGAATAATGCATTAAGCGGATCAAACACAGCTTATATCAATCTGAAAGATGGCGGTATCACTAACAATGGAACTCTCAATCTAAAGTCACCGAACGGTTCGCGTAAATATTCGGTAGCGTTTGGTGAATTAACCGAAGATCCAACCGGTTCAAAGCAAACCATTGGTGGTAGCAGCGCAGGCACGTATTCATTTGTCAAAGTTGGTGCGATCGATACAGTGATCTTAAATAATTCGATGAACGTAGATACTATGCTTGTTAATGGCGAGATAGTTGAATCGTCGGGTAAAACTGTTATTGGAGTTGTTAGAACAAAACGTGTGTTAACCCAGGCAGTTGCCAACACATGCGGCGGTATTGGTGTTACAGTAAACGCGCTCGATGCCACTCCCGATACGACTGTGATCTATCGTATCACAGGTACACCGCAAACAGGTGGTGGTAATGAATCGATTTTGCGGGCATTCTCTTTCAGTCCGAAAGTGAATATCGGATTGAATGCGACAATGTCGTTCTATTACGACCAAAGTGAGTTGAACGGCCAGAACGAAGCGACATTGTCATTCTGGAAATCAACCGATAACGGCACTACATGGTGGGCGCAATCTGCAACATTCGATGCAGGATTGAATAAGATCGAGGCGACAGGATTAAGTTCACTAGATTTCTATACAGCCTCTGATGCTGCACATTCAATCGGAGCTACAACAAAATCACACACGGTCACGGCCGGCTGGAATTTAATCTCTCTACCATACTATGTCGCAGATGCAAGAAAGAGTATCCTTTATCCAACAGCACCTGGTAACGCTTTTTATTATGAAGGTACTTACAAAGTTGAAGATACACTCAAAAAAGGTTTCGGCTATTGGTTGAAATTCCCTGTTGACGCAACATTTAATTTTTCGGGTGCAGATATCCTCAACGATACGATTATTGTAGTGGATGGCTGGAATATGATAGGTTCAATCGGCAAGAATATTTTGACTGCCAGTATTCAGCAGATTCCGACCGATATTGTAACATCAAAATATTTTGAATTTACAAATACTTATCTGATATCTGATACAATTAAACCGAGCCATGGATATTGGGTAAAAATAAATGGTGGAGGGAAACTGGTTTTGAACAGTGGAGTTTTAGTTGGTTCTAACAATTCTTCTTCGTCGGAAAATGGTCTTGCACTGAATACATTAACCATCACGGATCAAACCGGAAAGAAACAAACATTGTATTTCGGAAATGGTATAGATGAAAAACAACTTCAATCTCATGACGTACCACCATTAGGTCCTGAAGAAATATTCGATATTCGATTCGCTTCGAATCGAAATATAGAAGCTGTTGATCGAGTTCAAGAATCATCAAAGGAATTTTCTATAAATCTGCAAGGAGTGCAATATCCTATTACGATTGAATGGGATATTAAACAAGATATTGGAAATTGCTATCTGCGGACTGAAAGTAAAAATCAATTGATAACCGGTGCTAATAGCATTATATTCAATGAGCCGGTAACTTCACTGAGGCTCGGATATAATTCTCAAAAAGAATTACCGAAGAATTTTACACTTGGCAAATCTTATCCAAATCCGTTTAACCCTTCAACAAAATTTCAGATCGAAATTCCTTATACAACCGTTGTGAATATTGTAGTCTACGATGCGATCGGGAGAAAAATTAAAACACTTTACCATGGTGAAAAAGAAGCAGGAATTTCCGTCCTCGAATGGAACGGATTATCCGATGATAATCGCCCGGCTACTAGTGGTATATATTTTATCAAAATGGCTGCAGATAAATTTAATGCGATCACTAAAGCGGTATTATTAAAATAA